In Mongoliitalea daihaiensis, one DNA window encodes the following:
- a CDS encoding bacteriorhodopsin: MNSILTADLVGLDKIINSDPVAITFFIGYMAMFASAVFFFAERNSVDGKWKLSLLVSGLITGIAAVHYYYMRDFYLETGTSPTAFRYVDWTLTVPLMCVEFYLLTKPFGAKGSTLTKLIIASIGMLVTGYIGETSGIDSNIFWGVFSTVFYLYIVYEVFAGDVAKLTKASNSPALGQAMFLLKIFITLGWSIYPIGYMVLPGNLLSGVFEVSSIDLFYNLADAINKIGFGLVIYSVAVAETAKNRKAVA; this comes from the coding sequence ATGAACAGCATTTTGACCGCAGATTTGGTTGGTCTTGACAAGATCATCAATTCAGATCCAGTTGCCATTACCTTTTTTATAGGGTACATGGCTATGTTTGCTTCCGCAGTATTTTTCTTCGCAGAAAGAAACTCGGTGGATGGAAAGTGGAAACTTTCTTTATTAGTATCCGGACTAATCACCGGTATTGCAGCAGTTCACTACTACTACATGAGAGACTTTTACCTAGAAACTGGTACTAGTCCAACAGCATTTAGATATGTAGACTGGACGTTGACAGTTCCTTTGATGTGTGTGGAGTTTTACTTATTGACTAAGCCATTTGGAGCTAAAGGTAGCACATTGACCAAATTGATCATTGCATCAATCGGTATGTTGGTAACTGGTTACATTGGTGAGACTTCAGGTATCGATAGCAATATCTTCTGGGGAGTATTCTCTACAGTGTTCTACTTATACATTGTATATGAAGTATTCGCTGGTGATGTAGCTAAGCTTACGAAAGCTTCTAATAGCCCTGCACTAGGTCAAGCAATGTTCTTATTGAAAATCTTCATCACACTAGGTTGGTCAATCTATCCAATTGGATACATGGTATTGCCAGGTAACCTATTGTCAGGTGTATTTGAAGTGAGCAGCATTGACTTGTTCTACAACTTAGCAGATGCTATCAACAAAATTGGTTTTGGTTTAGTAATCTACTCTGTAGCAGTAGCTGAAACAGCTAAAAACAGAAAAGCAGTAGCTTAA
- the gyrB gene encoding DNA topoisomerase (ATP-hydrolyzing) subunit B, with amino-acid sequence MSENKEGGQQDYGASNIQVLEGLEAVRKRPAMYIGDVGIKGLHHLIWEVVDNSIDEALAGHCDTIYVTVNEDNSVTVEDNGRGIPTDMHQKEKKSALEVVMTVLHAGGKFDKDTYKVSGGLHGVGVSCVNALSTHLKATVHRNGKVYEQEYAIGVPQYPVREIGTTDKRGTIIQFKPDLSIFTISEYKYETIATRLRELAFLNAGIHIHLKDLREKEDDGSYRSDDFFSEGGLQEFVQYLDETREKIIDLPIYIDTEKNGVPVQVALSYNNSYSENVVSYVNNINTHEGGTHVSGFRMALTRTLKSYADKSGMLDKLKIDIAGDDFREGLTAVISVKVQEPQFEGQTKTKLGNSDVQTAVNAAVSETLQTWLEEHPKESKIIVGKVVLAAQARHAARKAREMVQRKNVLGGGGLPGKLADCANSDPTVCELYLVEGDSAGGSAKQGRDRDFQAILPLKGKILNVEKAHEHKIYDNDEIKNILTALGVKFGTAQDEKELDLSHLRYHKIIIMTDADIDGSHIRTLILTLFFRYMKMLIEKGYVYIAQPPLYLLKKGKDERYCWTEDERKKLMTEMAGEGKEESVGIQRYKGLGEMNPEQLWSTTMDPNTRTLKQVTIDSAAEADHLFSMLMGDEVAPRRDFIERNAKYAKIDT; translated from the coding sequence ATGAGCGAAAACAAAGAAGGTGGGCAACAGGATTATGGAGCCAGTAACATTCAAGTATTAGAAGGTTTAGAAGCAGTACGTAAAAGACCAGCCATGTATATTGGCGACGTCGGAATCAAAGGTTTGCATCACTTAATATGGGAAGTTGTCGATAATTCAATCGATGAGGCCTTAGCAGGTCATTGCGATACCATTTATGTAACTGTTAATGAGGATAACTCTGTAACAGTTGAAGATAATGGGCGAGGCATTCCTACGGATATGCACCAAAAAGAAAAGAAATCTGCTTTAGAAGTTGTTATGACAGTACTCCACGCAGGAGGAAAATTTGATAAAGACACTTATAAAGTTTCAGGAGGATTACATGGAGTAGGGGTTTCTTGTGTAAATGCACTATCTACCCATTTGAAGGCTACTGTTCATAGGAATGGCAAGGTATATGAACAAGAGTATGCTATTGGTGTTCCACAATACCCTGTCCGAGAGATCGGTACCACTGATAAGCGCGGTACGATTATCCAATTTAAACCTGATTTAAGTATTTTCACCATAAGTGAGTATAAATACGAAACCATTGCTACACGCTTGAGAGAGCTTGCTTTCTTGAATGCAGGGATTCATATCCACTTGAAAGATTTAAGGGAAAAAGAAGACGATGGTTCGTATCGTTCGGATGATTTCTTCTCAGAGGGCGGTTTACAGGAATTTGTGCAGTATTTGGATGAGACCAGAGAAAAAATCATAGACCTACCAATTTATATTGATACAGAAAAAAACGGTGTTCCAGTACAGGTAGCGTTGAGTTACAACAATTCCTATTCTGAAAATGTCGTTTCGTATGTGAACAATATCAATACCCATGAAGGAGGTACGCACGTATCTGGGTTTAGAATGGCTTTGACTCGTACTCTAAAATCATACGCTGACAAATCCGGTATGCTGGATAAGCTCAAAATCGATATTGCGGGAGATGACTTTAGAGAGGGTTTGACGGCTGTTATTTCTGTAAAAGTACAGGAACCGCAGTTTGAAGGTCAGACTAAGACCAAGCTAGGAAACTCCGATGTTCAAACGGCTGTAAATGCAGCGGTATCGGAGACTTTACAAACTTGGCTTGAAGAGCATCCCAAAGAATCTAAAATCATCGTTGGCAAGGTTGTCCTCGCTGCACAAGCAAGGCATGCGGCCCGTAAGGCCCGTGAAATGGTGCAACGTAAGAACGTTCTAGGTGGTGGTGGTCTTCCTGGCAAGCTTGCAGATTGTGCTAACTCCGATCCTACTGTTTGTGAATTATACCTCGTTGAGGGTGACTCGGCAGGTGGTTCAGCCAAACAAGGAAGGGATCGTGATTTTCAGGCAATTCTCCCATTGAAAGGAAAGATTCTAAATGTAGAAAAGGCGCATGAGCACAAAATCTACGACAATGATGAAATAAAAAATATTCTTACGGCATTGGGTGTGAAATTTGGTACTGCTCAGGATGAAAAAGAGCTCGATTTATCGCATCTCCGTTACCATAAAATCATCATCATGACAGATGCTGATATTGATGGGTCACACATTCGAACGTTGATTTTGACTTTATTCTTCCGCTACATGAAAATGTTGATAGAGAAAGGATATGTATATATTGCACAACCACCTTTGTATCTTTTGAAAAAAGGCAAAGATGAGCGCTATTGTTGGACTGAAGATGAGCGTAAAAAGCTCATGACTGAGATGGCTGGAGAAGGGAAAGAAGAGTCAGTAGGTATTCAACGCTATAAGGGTTTGGGAGAAATGAATCCAGAGCAGTTATGGAGCACTACAATGGATCCAAATACCCGAACGCTCAAGCAGGTAACCATTGATTCGGCAGCTGAGGCAGATCACCTATTCAGTATGCTGATGGGAGATGAAGTAGCCCCTCGACGAGACTTCATTGAGCGAAATGCGAAGTATGCGAAAATCGACACCTAA
- the ppk1 gene encoding polyphosphate kinase 1 has product METKIINPRDKFNTIIQNSDLVSRDLSWLTFNERVLDQSKKESRSIFEKLKFLAITASNLDEFFMIRVGSLYNYLDYDKERVDYSGLREEPFKMKLMLECQKFHKMQQEHFLKNLLPSMPEFGFMLSNVRNLQPAEQEVIRNYFMKAVYPMLTPMVFDGYRTFPILMNKLLVFGVVTLAPGDKKENRKLSFVQIPANIPRFFEVEREDMMIYVPIEEVIRENIVSLFRNVNIEAVNLFRITRNGDFTLEESEDMDANFLEEVKRKLNERKSGRVVRIEIEEGYSRWMINLLKERWNILDDSIFKVERASMLDFTGLWQMIGNRRFKDKLPQMPAPVPPVSYPEDGTDDIFHVLKGRDILLHHPYNNIDPILELIEKAADDPHVMAIKMTIYRLAKDSRITKALLRAAENGKHVSVLFEVKARFDEENNIREAKKLQKAGCFVIYGISNVKTHTKLLLIVKKDENYVTRYVHLGSGNYNEDTARLYTDIGLLTTNETLANDVSEFFNVITGHSMPTTYQNLITAPRDMRNQLIEYIETEAANARNGLPSGVFIKVNSLEDSEIIYALYRASQSGVPVKLIIRGICCLRPGRKGLSENIEVLSIVGDFLEHSRIYHFHNNGDTRTYAGSADMMVRSFDKRLESLFRIQDPLLEKQLMNILAYNLRDNVNAYIMQEDATYIAKQPKEGEEVFNIHHEFFNLKLTDVKNVKLVE; this is encoded by the coding sequence ATGGAAACTAAAATCATAAACCCAAGAGATAAATTTAATACCATTATCCAAAACTCGGATTTGGTTAGTAGAGACCTGAGTTGGTTGACATTCAATGAGCGCGTATTGGATCAATCTAAAAAGGAGTCTCGTTCAATCTTTGAAAAACTTAAATTCTTAGCAATCACAGCGTCCAACTTAGATGAATTTTTTATGATTCGGGTAGGATCCTTGTATAATTACCTAGACTATGATAAGGAAAGGGTAGATTACTCTGGTTTGCGGGAAGAACCGTTCAAAATGAAGTTGATGCTGGAATGTCAAAAATTCCATAAAATGCAGCAAGAACATTTTTTGAAAAATCTTCTTCCAAGCATGCCAGAGTTTGGCTTTATGCTATCTAATGTCCGTAATCTTCAGCCAGCAGAACAGGAAGTAATCCGAAATTATTTTATGAAAGCTGTGTACCCCATGTTGACCCCAATGGTTTTTGATGGGTATAGAACTTTTCCTATTCTGATGAATAAGCTCTTGGTCTTTGGGGTAGTAACCCTGGCTCCAGGGGATAAAAAAGAAAACCGGAAACTATCCTTTGTACAGATTCCAGCAAATATCCCCCGATTCTTTGAAGTAGAGCGGGAAGATATGATGATTTATGTACCCATTGAAGAAGTTATCCGTGAGAATATTGTATCACTTTTCAGAAATGTCAATATTGAGGCTGTTAATCTATTCCGAATTACGAGGAATGGGGATTTTACCTTGGAAGAATCAGAAGACATGGATGCTAACTTTCTGGAGGAGGTTAAAAGAAAATTGAATGAGCGGAAGTCGGGTAGGGTAGTTCGTATTGAAATAGAGGAAGGCTATTCTCGGTGGATGATCAATCTTTTAAAGGAGCGTTGGAACATTTTAGATGATAGTATTTTCAAGGTAGAGCGTGCCAGTATGCTGGATTTCACAGGTTTATGGCAAATGATTGGTAATAGGCGGTTCAAGGATAAGCTCCCTCAAATGCCAGCTCCGGTTCCACCTGTATCCTATCCAGAAGATGGGACAGACGATATCTTTCATGTATTAAAAGGTCGAGATATCTTATTGCATCATCCATACAATAACATCGATCCGATACTGGAATTAATTGAAAAAGCAGCGGATGATCCTCATGTCATGGCGATCAAAATGACCATCTATCGTTTGGCCAAAGACTCCCGAATTACAAAGGCCTTGTTAAGAGCTGCAGAAAATGGCAAACACGTCTCTGTCTTGTTTGAGGTAAAAGCACGATTTGATGAAGAGAACAATATCCGGGAAGCAAAAAAATTACAAAAAGCAGGCTGTTTTGTTATTTATGGCATTTCGAATGTTAAAACGCACACCAAACTCTTACTGATTGTCAAAAAGGATGAGAATTATGTTACCCGCTACGTTCATTTAGGCTCAGGAAATTATAATGAAGATACCGCGCGATTATATACCGATATTGGGTTATTGACAACAAATGAAACACTTGCCAATGATGTTTCGGAGTTTTTCAATGTAATCACGGGACATTCCATGCCCACCACCTATCAAAATTTGATCACGGCGCCTCGAGATATGCGCAACCAATTGATCGAATATATTGAAACGGAAGCAGCAAATGCCCGAAATGGCTTACCTTCCGGTGTTTTTATCAAAGTTAACTCTCTGGAAGATTCTGAAATTATCTATGCATTGTACAGAGCTTCGCAGTCAGGAGTTCCAGTCAAGTTGATTATCAGGGGTATATGTTGTTTACGTCCGGGAAGAAAGGGACTAAGCGAAAATATTGAGGTACTTTCAATTGTAGGGGATTTTTTGGAACATTCCCGAATCTATCACTTCCACAACAACGGCGATACCCGTACTTACGCTGGTAGCGCCGATATGATGGTAAGAAGCTTTGATAAACGGCTGGAATCCTTATTCCGCATACAGGATCCTTTGCTGGAAAAGCAATTGATGAATATTCTTGCTTACAACCTTCGAGATAATGTCAATGCGTATATTATGCAGGAGGATGCTACTTATATTGCAAAACAGCCTAAAGAAGGGGAGGAAGTTTTCAATATCCATCATGAATTTTTCAACCTCAAACTAACCGATGTTAAAAATGTAAAATTAGTTGAATAA
- a CDS encoding Ppx/GppA phosphatase family protein has protein sequence MRLAAIDIGSNAIRLQITNVTLYEGQVNFKKLEYLRFPLRLGIDVFHTKKISDLNRRKFVKLMKAFKLLIDLYEVDDYMVCATSAMRESENGRDIAHEVREDIGLKIQIIDGNQEAEIINLALKSYLDDQAYLHIDVGGGSTELNIYRQKEKIAAKSFKIGSVRAMEDIVHPSTWKHMKDFIHEHIQPKDKVVSIGTGGNIAKIFELSNPRKNKEFLTIKRIEEIQAYLSSFTYDERVNKLNLNHDRADVIIPASTIYLSAMKAAASSKMLVPDVGLKDGLMQVLYEKNKKKKH, from the coding sequence GTGAGATTAGCAGCCATAGATATTGGTTCCAACGCCATTCGCTTACAAATTACCAACGTTACACTTTACGAAGGTCAGGTCAATTTTAAAAAATTAGAATACCTTCGCTTCCCTCTCCGCTTGGGAATCGATGTATTTCATACGAAGAAAATCAGCGATCTAAATCGGAGGAAATTTGTAAAGCTTATGAAAGCTTTTAAACTGCTGATTGATTTATATGAAGTAGATGATTATATGGTTTGCGCTACTTCGGCCATGCGGGAATCTGAAAACGGAAGGGATATTGCGCATGAAGTTAGAGAAGATATAGGACTAAAAATCCAGATCATTGATGGGAATCAAGAGGCTGAAATAATCAATTTGGCGCTGAAAAGTTACTTAGATGATCAGGCTTATCTCCATATTGATGTAGGTGGGGGTAGTACGGAACTCAATATTTACAGGCAAAAGGAAAAAATCGCTGCCAAATCCTTTAAAATCGGTTCAGTTAGAGCCATGGAAGATATTGTTCATCCTTCTACTTGGAAACACATGAAGGATTTTATCCATGAACATATTCAACCCAAAGATAAAGTAGTATCCATAGGTACGGGTGGAAATATTGCTAAGATCTTTGAGTTATCCAATCCCAGGAAAAATAAAGAGTTTCTGACTATCAAAAGGATTGAAGAAATTCAGGCTTATCTTTCTTCCTTTACATATGATGAACGTGTCAACAAGTTAAACCTGAATCATGACCGTGCGGATGTGATTATTCCTGCATCCACCATCTATCTCAGTGCTATGAAAGCTGCTGCTTCCAGTAAAATGTTGGTACCAGATGTGGGCTTAAAAGATGGCCTGATGCAAGTATTATACGAAAAGAACAAAAAGAAAAAGCACTGA
- a CDS encoding TerC family protein, which produces MNYLQEEGFVLIGFGVVIIALLGLDLYVFNKEDHKVSTREALNWSIVWISIGLLFGLYVYLDLGLEKATQYYSAFLIEKALSVDNLFVFILIFRYFKVPDKYHHKVLFYGILGAIVMRAIFIFAGVKIISLTYLPTFFLGTLEVNVNVVMTLFGFFLLIAGIKSFRQEDDDESQDFSKSFGTRLIHKVFRVDPNYHGGKFFVKINGKRMATQLLVVVAVVEFTDLLFAVDSIPAIFAISDDPIILYTSNIFAILGLRALYFLLANSFDMFHYLKHGLSFILGFIGIKMILSSIYHLPSPISLSVVGGVLAISILFSLRKYQSEQA; this is translated from the coding sequence TTGAACTACTTGCAAGAAGAAGGCTTTGTACTGATAGGTTTTGGTGTGGTTATCATTGCCTTATTAGGATTGGATTTATATGTGTTCAATAAAGAGGACCATAAGGTTTCGACAAGGGAAGCACTCAACTGGTCAATTGTCTGGATCAGCATTGGTTTGCTTTTTGGCTTATATGTTTATTTGGACTTAGGTTTAGAAAAAGCTACCCAATACTATTCCGCCTTTTTAATAGAAAAGGCGCTTTCAGTTGATAATCTTTTCGTATTTATCCTCATATTCAGATACTTCAAAGTACCGGATAAATACCATCATAAAGTTTTGTTTTATGGAATTTTAGGAGCCATTGTCATGCGGGCCATTTTTATCTTTGCAGGGGTAAAAATTATCAGCCTTACCTATTTACCTACTTTTTTCTTGGGAACGCTTGAGGTCAATGTAAATGTTGTCATGACCTTATTTGGGTTTTTCTTATTGATCGCTGGCATCAAATCCTTTCGGCAAGAAGATGATGATGAGTCACAAGATTTTTCCAAATCTTTTGGAACACGTTTAATTCACAAAGTCTTTCGTGTAGACCCCAACTATCATGGCGGTAAATTTTTTGTGAAGATCAATGGAAAGCGCATGGCAACCCAACTTTTAGTGGTGGTGGCTGTAGTAGAGTTTACAGATTTATTGTTTGCAGTAGATTCTATTCCTGCAATTTTCGCAATATCAGATGACCCCATCATTTTGTATACATCCAATATATTTGCTATCCTTGGCCTCCGTGCATTGTATTTCTTATTGGCCAATAGCTTTGATATGTTTCATTATCTCAAGCATGGCTTGTCCTTTATCTTAGGTTTTATTGGGATCAAAATGATTCTTTCTTCGATCTATCACTTGCCCTCACCTATTTCTTTATCGGTCGTTGGTGGAGTGTTAGCGATCAGTATTCTATTTTCACTTCGAAAATATCAATCCGAGCAGGCATAA